The Candidatus Effluviviaceae Genus I sp. genome contains a region encoding:
- the lspA gene encoding signal peptidase II encodes MAHSSGTRSDVRASTARLLWTGLAVLVADQAVKRLVVALMALGDSVEVLGPAVRITRTENTGAAFGLFRGGGAVFVVVSALASVCIIALSRRIARLRRVEQLAFALVLGGALGNLVDRVRHGAVVDFIDIGIRDLRWPAFNVADSAIVIGVALLAARFLLFPHRSEPAELPARDGDAS; translated from the coding sequence ATGGCACACTCGAGCGGAACTCGTAGCGACGTCCGGGCCTCGACCGCGCGGCTCCTCTGGACGGGCCTCGCCGTCCTCGTCGCGGACCAGGCGGTGAAGCGGCTTGTCGTGGCCCTCATGGCGCTCGGCGACTCCGTGGAAGTCCTCGGACCGGCGGTCCGCATCACGCGCACCGAGAACACCGGCGCCGCGTTCGGCCTCTTCAGGGGCGGCGGCGCCGTCTTCGTCGTCGTCTCCGCGCTCGCCTCCGTGTGCATCATCGCCCTGAGCCGGCGGATCGCCAGGCTCAGGCGCGTCGAGCAGCTCGCCTTCGCCCTCGTCCTCGGCGGAGCGCTCGGCAACCTCGTCGACCGCGTGCGGCATGGCGCGGTCGTCGACTTCATCGACATCGGCATCCGCGACCTCAGGTGGCCCGCCTTCAACGTGGCCGACAGCGCGATCGTCATCGGCGTCGCGCTGCTGGCGGCGCGTTTCCTGCTCTTCCCGCACCGGAGCGAGCCCGCGGAACTCCCGGCCCGCGACGGGGACGCGTCGTGA
- the ruvX gene encoding Holliday junction resolvase RuvX gives MTTPVVLVVPEDDPPERLDRYLGLHAPDLSRTRAKDIILGGLVRLNGAPAKPSAEVRPGDVIEASVPELERLAAAPERIPLDVCHEDDDILVVDKPAGMVAHPAPGATTGTLVNALLGRGAPLSGVGGTLRPGIVHRLDKDTSGLVVVAKNDAAHRALAAAFEARAVRKTYLALAWGAWRENEGAIDAPVGRHRKDRKRMAVVEGGRAAVTRWRLREEFPFAGLLELRPETGRTHQIRVHLAHARHAVIGDGEYGGRPDSFPGVPPHYRRHASRVAAAAERQMLHARELAFAHPRSGNAMRFVSPLPEDFGRVLSLLRRPDGERGRVIALDPGEARVGVAVSDEGRVLAAPSETLTGLSDAGVAWAVAELAARLDAATVVVGYAVRMDGTVGHRAVRARELAAAIEDAAPVRVVLQDERLSSAEAAGIMRERGERARGRKGRVDQLAAAVILQGYLDSEARR, from the coding sequence GTGACGACGCCCGTCGTGCTGGTCGTCCCGGAGGACGACCCCCCCGAGCGGCTCGACCGCTATCTCGGCCTGCACGCGCCCGACCTCTCGCGGACCCGGGCGAAGGACATCATCCTCGGCGGGCTCGTCAGGCTGAACGGCGCTCCGGCCAAGCCGAGCGCGGAGGTGCGGCCCGGCGACGTCATCGAGGCGAGCGTGCCGGAGCTCGAGCGGCTCGCCGCGGCGCCCGAGCGCATTCCCCTGGACGTCTGCCACGAGGACGATGACATCCTCGTCGTGGACAAGCCCGCGGGCATGGTCGCGCATCCCGCGCCGGGCGCGACGACGGGGACGCTCGTGAACGCGCTCCTCGGCCGCGGCGCGCCGCTCTCGGGCGTGGGCGGGACGCTCAGGCCCGGCATCGTCCACCGGCTCGACAAGGACACGTCGGGTCTCGTCGTCGTCGCGAAGAACGACGCGGCGCACCGCGCGCTCGCGGCGGCGTTCGAGGCGCGGGCGGTCAGGAAGACCTATCTCGCGCTCGCGTGGGGGGCGTGGCGCGAGAACGAGGGCGCGATCGACGCGCCGGTCGGGAGGCACAGGAAGGACCGCAAGCGGATGGCCGTCGTGGAGGGCGGCCGCGCCGCGGTGACGCGGTGGCGGCTTCGCGAGGAGTTCCCGTTCGCCGGGCTCCTCGAGCTTCGCCCCGAGACGGGGAGGACGCACCAGATCCGGGTGCACCTTGCGCACGCGCGCCACGCGGTCATCGGGGACGGCGAGTACGGCGGGCGCCCCGACTCGTTTCCGGGCGTGCCGCCGCACTACCGACGCCACGCGTCGCGCGTCGCGGCCGCGGCGGAGCGGCAGATGCTCCACGCGCGGGAGCTTGCGTTCGCGCACCCGCGCTCCGGGAACGCCATGCGCTTCGTTTCGCCGCTCCCGGAGGACTTCGGGCGCGTGCTGTCGCTGCTCCGCAGGCCCGACGGCGAGCGCGGCCGCGTGATCGCGCTGGACCCGGGCGAGGCCCGCGTCGGGGTGGCCGTGAGCGACGAGGGGCGCGTCCTTGCGGCCCCGTCCGAGACCCTGACGGGGCTTTCCGACGCGGGGGTCGCCTGGGCGGTCGCCGAGCTGGCCGCCCGCCTCGACGCGGCGACGGTCGTCGTGGGGTACGCCGTCCGCATGGACGGGACGGTCGGGCACAGGGCCGTGCGGGCCCGCGAGCTGGCGGCGGCGATCGAGGACGCGGCGCCCGTCCGCGTGGTCCTCCAGGACGAGCGGCTGTCGAGCGCAGAGGCCGCCGGCATCATGCGCGAGCGGGGCGAGCGGGCGCGGGGCCGCAAGGGGCGCGTGGACCAGCTCGCCGCGGCGGTCATCCTTCAGGGCTATCTCGACTCGGAGGCGCGACGCTGA
- the mltG gene encoding endolytic transglycosylase MltG — protein sequence MLFATLSEMLSFLSVRAIGDRRVVEIPEGAGMLEISSILKAAGVVSDPLKFALAARALGVADRLQAGAYEFGPEFSELEVLMRLRYGDVATRSVTVPEGHRAEQIAALLARSLNASEDEFAALVRDPLLMAELGVAAPSLEGFLYPDSYRFDVGTSPRDAVRRMVMKLWAVYDGRLQARADSLGMSTLEVLTLASIIESEAAVDSERSRISAVYHNRLRKGMRLEADPTVRYAAGKYNERLFYKDLDIDSPYNTYRNDGLPPGPICSPGAASIRAALHPLRDSDDIFFVSNRDGTHTFSRTYAEHQAARLRIAAERAAAEFALDTADDGE from the coding sequence TTGCTCTTCGCGACGCTGAGCGAGATGCTGTCCTTCCTGTCGGTCCGAGCCATCGGTGACCGCCGCGTGGTCGAGATCCCCGAGGGCGCGGGCATGCTGGAGATCTCGTCCATCCTGAAGGCCGCTGGCGTCGTGAGCGACCCTCTCAAGTTCGCGCTCGCCGCGCGGGCGCTCGGCGTCGCCGACCGGCTCCAGGCGGGGGCGTACGAGTTCGGCCCGGAGTTCTCCGAGCTCGAGGTGCTCATGAGGCTCAGGTACGGCGACGTCGCGACGCGGAGCGTGACCGTGCCGGAGGGACACCGCGCGGAGCAGATCGCCGCGCTCCTCGCGCGCTCGCTCAACGCGAGCGAGGACGAGTTCGCGGCGCTCGTGCGCGACCCGCTCCTCATGGCCGAGCTGGGCGTGGCCGCGCCGTCGCTCGAGGGGTTCCTGTACCCCGACTCGTACCGCTTCGACGTGGGGACGTCGCCGCGGGATGCCGTCCGGAGGATGGTGATGAAGCTCTGGGCCGTGTACGACGGGCGCCTGCAGGCGCGGGCCGACAGCCTCGGGATGAGCACGCTCGAGGTGCTCACGCTCGCCTCGATCATCGAGTCCGAGGCGGCCGTGGACTCCGAGCGCAGCAGGATATCCGCCGTGTACCACAACCGCCTGCGCAAGGGCATGCGGCTCGAGGCCGACCCCACCGTCCGGTACGCGGCCGGGAAGTACAACGAGCGGCTCTTCTACAAGGACCTCGACATTGACTCCCCGTACAACACCTACCGGAATGACGGGCTTCCGCCGGGGCCCATCTGCAGCCCGGGCGCGGCGTCCATCCGGGCGGCGCTTCACCCTCTTCGGGATAGCGACGACATCTTCTTCGTATCGAACCGGGACGGGACGCACACCTTCAGCCGAACCTACGCTGAGCATCAGGCGGCGCGCCTGCGCATCGCCGCCGAGCGCGCGGCCGCGGAGTTTGCGCTTGACACCGCGGACGACGGGGAGTAG